A single region of the Aquila chrysaetos chrysaetos chromosome 18, bAquChr1.4, whole genome shotgun sequence genome encodes:
- the HSBP1L1 gene encoding heat shock factor-binding protein 1-like protein 1, whose product MAAADPPDAGDLSQLAENLLYQLQENFQALTEKITLRMEEMGERIDDLEKHVADLMTEAGIENTDEELRH is encoded by the exons ATGGCGGCCGCCGACCCGCCGGACGCCGGGGACCTCTCGCAGCTG gcGGAAAATCTGCTGTATCAGCTGCAGGAGAATTTTCAAGCCCTGACTGAAAAGATAACGCTGAGAA TGGAAGAAATGGGCGAGCGCATTGATGACCTCGAGAAGCATGTTGCTGACCTGATGACAGAGGCTGGGATAGAAAACACCGACGAAGAGTTGAGA cactga
- the TXNL4A gene encoding thioredoxin-like protein 4A isoform X1: protein MSYMLPHLHNGWQVDQAILSEEDRVVVIRFGHDWDPTCMKMDEVLYSIAEKVKNFAVIYLVDITEVPDFNKMYELYDPCTVMFFFRNKHIMIDLGTGNNNKINWAMEDKQEMIDIIETVYRGARKGRGLVVSPKDYSTKYRY from the exons ATGTCGTACATGTTACCGCACTTGCACAACGGCTGGCAGGTGGACCAGGCCATCCTCTCGGAAGAGGACCGAGTCGTGGTCATCCGCTTCGGGCACGACTGGGACCCCACCTGCATGAAAATGGATGAAGTGTTATACAGCATCGCCGAGAAG GTAAAAAACTTTGCTGTTATTTATCTTGTGGATATCACTGAAGTACCAGACTTCAACAAGATGTACGAGTTGTACGATCCCTGTACcgtcatgtttttcttcag GAACAAACACATCATGATTGATTTGGGTACAGGTAATAACAACAAGATCAACTGGGCAATGGAAGATAAGCAAGAGATGATTGACATTATAGAAACTGTTTATAGAGGAGCCCGCAAAGGTCGAGGTTTGGTGGTATCGCCAAAAGATTATTCCACTAAATACAGATACTGA
- the TXNL4A gene encoding thioredoxin-like protein 4A isoform X2, translating to MYELYDPCTVMFFFRNKHIMIDLGTGNNNKINWAMEDKQEMIDIIETVYRGARKGRGLVVSPKDYSTKYRY from the exons ATGTACGAGTTGTACGATCCCTGTACcgtcatgtttttcttcag GAACAAACACATCATGATTGATTTGGGTACAGGTAATAACAACAAGATCAACTGGGCAATGGAAGATAAGCAAGAGATGATTGACATTATAGAAACTGTTTATAGAGGAGCCCGCAAAGGTCGAGGTTTGGTGGTATCGCCAAAAGATTATTCCACTAAATACAGATACTGA